TGGGAATATGCCGGCAGCCAAGGCATCGTCGACAAATGGGCGAAAAAGTACGGCATCAAAATCGATGTGGTGCAGCTCAACGATTACGTCGAATCCATCAACCAATACACCGCCGGCCAGTTCGACGGCTGCACCATGACCAACATGGATGCGCTGACCATTCCGGCTGCCGGTGGCGTCGATAGCACAGCGCTGATCGTCAGCGACTTCTCCAATGGCAACGACGGCATCGTGCTCAAAGGCGAAGGCAAGAAAGTCGCCGACCTCAAGGGCATGGACGTCAATTTGGTGGAGCTCTCGGTGTCCCACTATCTATTGGCCCGGGCACTCGATTCGGTGGACCTTACCGAGAAAGACCTGAAAGTGGTCAACACCTCCGACGCCGACATCTCGGCCGCCTTCAACACCGACCAGGTCAACGCCGTCACCACCTGGAACCCGATGCTCTCGGACATCAAGGCCAAGCCCGGCGTGACCGAAGTCTTCAACTCCAGCCAGGTTCCCGGCGAAATCATGGACATGATGGTGGTCAACAGCGTCACCCTCAAAGACAACCCGGCCTTGGGCAAAGCCCTGACCGGTGCCTGGTTCGAAGTGGTGGAGTTGATGAACGCCAAAAACGCCGCCAGCAAAGCCGCCCTCGAACACATGGCCAAAGCTTCGGGCACCGACCTGGCCGGTTTCCAGGCGCAACTCGACACCACCAAACTGTTCGCCACACCGAAAGAAGCGCTGGAATTCTCCACCAGCAAGCAACTGCCCGACACCATGCGCAAGGTCGCCGAGTTTTCCTTTCAGCACGGCTTGCTGGGTGAAGGCGCCAAGGACACCAGCGCCATCGGCATGGCCTTCGCCAATGGCGTGACCAGCGGCGACAAGACCAACCTCAAGCTGCGCTTCGACCCCAGCTACGTGCAGATGGCTGCCGACTCCAAGTTGTAATAACGGAGGACTAGGCCATGCGCCTGATCAATCGCCACCCGGATCGCCCAAGTCGCCTGCTATTGGTGATCCTGCCGTTCGCCCTGGTGTTGTTCGCCTACTTCATGGGCTCGGCCGATCGGCTGATGGACAACCCCAACGACAAACTGCTGCCCAGTGCCGTGCAGATGAGCGACGCAGTGAAACGCCTGGCCTTCACGGCCGACACCCGCACCGGTGAATACCTGCTCTGGCAAGACAGCGCCGCCAGCCTGCGACGGCTGGCCATCGGCCTCGGCATCAGTGCGTTGGCCGGGCTGTGCCTGGGCATCGCCGCCGGGACCCTGCCGCTGTTTGGCGCACCGTTGTCGCCGGTACTCACCGTGCTGTCGATGGTGCCGCCGCTGGCGATCCTGCCGATTCTGTTCATCGTGTTCGGGCTGGGGGAGTTGTCGAAAGTGATGCTGATCGTGATTGGTATAACCCCGTGCCTGGCCCGCGATCTGGAGCAGCGCGCCCGGGAAATCCCGGTCGAGTTGCTGATCAAGGCGCAGACGCTTGGCGCGTCGACCTGGACCTTGATGCTGCGCGTGGTGCTGCCGCAATTGTTGCCGCGTCTGTTGATCTCGCTGCGGCTGATGCTGGGTTCGGCGTGGTTGTTCCTGATCGCTGCCGAAGCCATCGCCTCCACCGATGGTCTCGGCTATCGGATTTTCCTGGTGCGCCGCTACCTGGCGATGGACGTGATCCTGCCCTATGTCGTCTGGATCACCCTGCTTGCCTGGCTGATGGATTGGGGCCTGAAACGCCTGACCCAACGGGCGTTCCCTTGGTATGAGGGGGCCCGCGCATGAGCTTCATCACAGTAAAAAACGTCTGGCAGCAATACGCCGATCAGGTCGTGCTCGAGGGTCTGAACCTGAACGTCAACGAAGGTGAGTTCTGCACACTCGTTGGTGCTTCAGGTTGCGGTAAATCGACTTTCCTGCGGCTACTGCTGGGCCAGGAACGGGCCAGTCGCGGTGAGATTCTGTTGGACGGCCAGGCCTTGGCCAGCGAACCGGATGCCAGCCGTGGCGTGGTATTCCAGCGCTACTCGGTGTTCCCGCACCTGAGCGTGCTGGACAACGTCGCCCTCGGCCTCGAACTGCCGCGCTCGCCCCTGCTGGGACGGTTGTTCGGCAGCGCCAAACACGAGGCGCGGGAACAGGCTTCGGTGCTGCTGCACAAAGTCGGTCTCGGTCACTCGCTGGACAAGTACCCGGCCCAGCTCTCCGGCGGTATGCAACAACGGCTGGCAATCGCCCAGGCGCTGATCATGAAGCCGCGCGTGCTGCTGCTCGACGAACCCTTCGGCGCGCTCGATCCGGGCATCCGCAAGGACATGCACGGCTTGCTGCTGGAACTGTGGCGCGAGACACAGCTGACGGTGTTCATGGTCACCCACGACCTCTCCGAAGGTTTCAGCCTCGGCACCCGTTTGCTGGTATTCGACAAGGTCCGCGTCGATCCGCACGCCCCCGGCGCCTATGGCGCACGCATCACCTACGACATCCCTTTGAACAGCGACCGCCGCGCCAATCGCGCCGCCGTCGACGCCCTGCCGGCTCCGTTGGCAGATTCGCTTCGCATCGCTTAGAGGAATCTACACATGACTGATTCGACCCAACTGTTTGCGCCCTTCGCCGAAGAAATGCTCCCCGGCGGCGGCCATCGTTCCTTCGTTCTGAAACGCGGCCAATTGCTGCGCCTGACCGACCTGCGAGGCGGTGCCAACGTCAGCCTGACGCTGCTCAACGCCCATGAAAAAACCGAACGCCTGAACCTGCCCGACAGCCTCAAATGCCAACACACCGCCAAACTCACCACCGGTCATTGCCTGTACTCGGACATGGGCCGCGTATTGGCGGCAATCACTGCCGATACTTGCGGCTGGAGCGACAGCCTCGGCGGCGTGCTGTGCGCTGAAGAGGTCGCGGAAAAATACGGTGCGGGCCGCTATCAGGAACTGCGCAACGGCTTCTTCCGCAACGGCACCGACAACCTGTTGGTGGAGTTGGGCAAGTGGGGGTTGGGCCTGTCCGATCTGTTGATGACCCTCAACCTGTTCAGCCGTGTGAACGTCGATGAGGCCGGGCGTTTCCACTTTGTCGAAGGCCATTCCAAGGCAGGTGACTACATCGAGTTGTACGCACCGATGGACACCCTGGTGGTGCTCACCGCGCTGCAACATCCGATGGACCCGGCGCCTGAGTACGCACCCAAACCGCTGAAGCTCAGCTGGATGAACGCCGATGCGAGTGTTGCCGAACACTGCCGCACCTCGCGCCCGGAAAACGAGCGCGGCTTCATCAACACCGACCGTCTGTTCGCCTGAGGATCGCTGCCATGTCACTCGCTATCGCCACCACTCAACAACTGCCTGAAACCGCGGTGTACCGCGCCACCATCCCCGCCGGCGAACCCTGGCTGATGGAGGTCAAGGCCGGCCAGACCTTGCGCATCCTCGACCTGGAAGGCAATCAGGCCGTGGACACCTTGTTCTACAGCCTGGCCAATCCCAAGGAGCGCTATGACGTACAGCGCACGTTGCGTCGGCAGAACAGCGTCTACCTGAGCACCGGCAGCGTGCTCTATTCCAACCTCGGCAAACCGATGCTGACCATCGTCGCCGACACTTGCGGGCGTCACGACACCCTCGGCGGTGCCTGCGCCCAGGAGAGCAACACCGTGCGTTATGCGCTGGAGAAACGCTACATGCACAGCTGTCGCGACAACTACCTGCGCGCCTGTGTCCACGATGGTCGGCTGGGCAAGGGCGACATCGGGCCGAACATCAACTTCTTCATGAACGTGCCGGTGACGGCCGACGGTGGCTTGACCTTCGAAGACGGGATTTCGGCACCGGGCAAATACGTCGACCTGCGGGCCGAGATGGACGTGATCGTGCTGATCTCCAACTGCCCGCAACTGAACAACCCATGCAACGCCTACAACCCGACTCCTGCGCAGGTGCTGGTATGGAACTGAAATTTCCACGTTTGCGGCGGTGGTTGTTTGCCTTGTGCCAAGCCCGTTCCGGCCAGTGCCTCAAAAAGTAAAAACACCACTAAACCCTGTGGGAGCGGGCTTGCCCGCGATAGCAGTGTGTCAGTCGACATCATTGTTGAGTGTGCTGGCCCCATCGCGAGCAAGCCCGCTCCTGCAGGGGGGCAGCGGTGGTTTCAAGTTTAATAACTCTGCCGCCGAGGACGACCTCGACGCTTATCGAAAAACTGCGGGACGGCCCGCATCCCAGGTCGAGGCTGATGCGTTATCGCCTCCGGGGGTTATGCCATGTTCGAAAAAGTCCTTATTGCCAACCGCGGCGCCATTGCCTGCCGCATCTTGCGTACCTTGGGTGAATTGCAGGTCAAGGGCGTTGCCGTTTACTCCGAAGCCGATGCCGCCAGCCTGCATATCCTGCAAGCCTTTGAGTCCCACAGCCTCGGCGAAGGCGCTGCCGCTGGCACTTATCTGGCCGTGGATAAAATTCTCGCCATCGCAAAAGCCACCGGCGCCACTGCGATTCATCCCGGCTATGGCTTTCTCTCGGAAAACGCTGCATTCGCCCAAGCCTGCGAAGCGGCCGACATCGCTTTCGTCGGCCCCACACCGGAGCAACTGCGGGTGTTCGGCCTCAAGCACACCGCCCGCGCACTGGCCAAGCAACACGGCGTGCCAATGCTCGAAGGTACCGAGCTGCTCGATAGCCTCGATGCAGCGTTGATAGCGGGCGAACAGGTCGGCTACCCGGTGATGCTCAAAAGTACCGCCGGCGGTGGCGGCATCGGCATGCGCGTGTGCCGCAGCGCCTGCGAATTGAGCGAGTCATTCGACGCCGTCAAACGCCTTGGTCAGAATAATTTCAGCGACGCCGGCGTGTTCATCGAAAAGTACATCCAACGCGCCCGGCATCTGGAAGTGCAGGTATTCGGCGACGGCCAGGGCGAGGTGCTTGCCCTCGGCGTACGCGACTGCTCAGTGCAGCGACGCAACCAGAAAGTCCTCGAAGAAACCCCGGCACCGAACCTGCCCGAGGGCATGGCCGAGGAACTCTGTGCAGCAGCAATCAAACTGGCCAAAGCGGTGAATTACCGCAGCGCGGGCACTGTGGAATTCGTCTTCGACAGCGATGCCCAGCGTTTTTATTTTCTGGAAGTGAACACCCGTTTGCAGGTGGAGCACGGTGTCACCGAACAAGTGTGGGGCGTGGACCTGGTGCGCTGGATGGTGGAATTGGCGGCCGGTGATTTGCCGCCGCTGCGCGAGTTGAGTCAGGGATTGAAAGCCAACGGTCATGCGATTCAGGCACGACTCTATGCTGAAGATCCGGGTCGGGATTTCCAGCCGAGTCCAGGTCTGCTCACTGCCGTCAATTTCCCGGTTACCGATGGCAAACACCTGCGCATCGACACTTGGGTCGAGGCCGGTTGCGAGATCCCGCCATACTTCGATCCGATGATCGCCAAGGTCATCAGCTGGGCACCGACTCGCGAAGCCGCGCGCGTCGATCTGCATCAAGCTCTGGGCGACAGCCTGCTGTACGGGGTGGAAACCAACCGCGATTACTTGCGGCAAATTCTGCTCGATACGCCCTTTGCCAGCGGCCAGCCGTGGACCCGTTGCCTGGAAGGTCTAGTCTATCAAGCCAACACCTTCGAAGTGCTCAGCGCCGGCACGCAGACCAGCGTTCAGGACTCTCCGGGACGCCTCGGTTACTGGGCGGTGGGCGTGCCGCCGTCGGGGCCGATGGACAGCCGGGCGCTGCGTCTGGGCAATCGCTTGCTGGGTAACGATCAAGGTGCAGCGGCGCTGGAAGTGACCATGAGCGGGCCGCTGCTGCGTTTCAATTGTGAGGCGGTGGTGGCCGTTACGGGTGCGGTGATTGCGTTGATGTTGAACGGTGAAGCGGTGCCGATGAATACCGCATTATTGATTCCCGCCGGTGCCACTTTGAGCCTCGGCACCATTGGCGGTGCAGGTGCGCGCAGCTATCTGTGCCTGCGCGGCGGCGTGCAAGTGCCGGACTATCTGGGCAGCAAAAGTACCTTTACCCTCGGCCAGTTTGGCGGCCATGCCGGTCGTGCATTGCGCGCAGGGGACGTATTGCATATTCCGGCCTTGAGCGACCGCAGCGCCGGGCAAAACCTGGCGACACAACACGTTACCGAGTTGCCCGCCGTGCGGCAGATTCGGGTGATCTACGGCCCTCATGGCGCCCCGGAATATTTCACCGAAAACTACATTGGCACCTTCTTCTCCACGCAGTGGGAAGTGCACTTCAACTCCAGCCGCACCGGAGTGCGGCTGATCGGGCCGAAGCCTGAATGGGTGCGGGCCGACGGTGGCGAGGCCGGGCTGCATCCGTCGAATATTCACGACAATCCGTACGCCATCGGTGCGGTGGATTTCACCGGTGACATGCCAGTGATTCTGGGGCCGGATGGCCCGAGCTTGGGCGGGTTTGTCTGCCCGGTGACGGTGATCGAGGCGGACCTTTGGCAGCTAGGGCAGCTCAAGGCTGGGGACAAGGTTCAGTTTTTGCCGGTCGATCTCAAGACTGCGCGCAATCTCGCCTTGAAATGGGACTCCTGTGGGAGCTGGCTTGCCTGCGATGAGGCCCGACCAGACACCGCATCAACTTCATCGCAGGCAAGCCAGCTCCCACAGGGGATTGTGTCGCCTGTGGTGCTGGATATTGGTCAGGGGGATACGCGGCTGGTTGCACGTCTGTCAGGCGACACGCATTTGTTATTGGAAATCGGTGCGCCCGAACTGGATTTGGTCCTGCGCTTTCGCGCTCACGCGTTGATGCAGGCATTGGAAAGCAAACACCTGCACGGCGTGATCGATCTGACGCCGGGCATCCGCTCACTGCAAGTGCACTACCAACCCGAACAACTGCCGCTGGCCGATCTGCTGGGTATTGTCGCCGGTGAATGGGACGCCGTGTGCGCCGCCAAGGACCTGCAAGTGCCCTCGCGCATCGTCCATCTGCCCCTGTCCTGGGATGACCCGGCCTGCCAGTTGGCGATCGAGAAATACATGACCACCGTACGCAAGGAAGCGCCCTGGTGCCCGAGCAATCTGGAATTCATCCGCCGCATCAACGACCTGCCGAACCTCGACGAAGTGCAGCGCACAGTGTTCGACGCCAGCTATCTGGTAATGGGCCTGGGCGACGTCTACCTCGGTGCACCGGTCGCCACCCCGCTCGATCCTCGGCATCGCCTGGTGACCACCAAGTACAACCCGGCCCGCACCTGGACCGCGGAAAACTCGGTCGGCATCGGCGGCGCCTACCTGTGCGTGTACGGCATGGAAGGCCCCGGTGGTTATCAGTTCGTCGGTCGCACGCTGCAGATGTGGAATCGCTACCGCGAAGTCGCCGCGTTCGACGGCAAGCCGTGGCTGCTGCGCTTCTTCGACCAGATCCGGTTCTACCCGGTGAGCGCCGATGAACTGCTGCGCATTCGTCGGGACTTCCCGCTTGGGCGCTTTGATCTGAACATCGAACACAGTCAGCTGAATCTGGCGGATTACCAGGCGTTTTTGGCGAAAGAAGCCCCGAGCATCGCGGCATTTCGGGATCAACAAAAAAGCGCGTTCAACGCCGAACGCGAACGCTGGATCGCCAGCGGCCAGGCGCATTTCGACAGCGAAGAGCTGGCCCCGGAAGTTACCGAGGACACACCGTTAGCCGACGGTCAGCGGAGCGTCGACAGCCACATCGCCGGCAACCTCTGGCAGGTTCAAGTGCAGGCTGGCAGCCGGGTCGCGGCGGGGGATGTGCTGGTGATTCTGGAGTCGATGAAGATGGAAATCCCGCTGCTCGCGCCCATGGCGGGCGTGGTGCGCGAGATTCGCGTGCAACCGGGTTCGGCGGTACGCGCCGGGCAGCGTGTGGTGGTGCTGGAACTCGACTCAAGCCATTAAAAAAGGATTAACGCCATGAACATCAATCTGCAACTCGACGCCCTGCGCAACGCTTACCGTGACGGCAGCACTACGCCTCGGCAACTGCTGCTGAGCCTGCGGGAAAAAGCCGCGGCACTGAATCCGGACTATCACCTGTTCATCCATTTGCTCAGTGTCGAGGAACTGGAACCGTACCTCGCCGCACTCGACGCTCGTGACCCAGGCAGCCTGCCGCTGTACGGCGTGCCGTTCGCGATCAAGGACAACATCGACCTGGCGGGCATTCCCACCACGGCAGCGTGCCCGGCGTTTGCCTATGTGCCGGAACGCTCGGCAACCATCGTCGAGCAACTGCTGGCGCTGGGTGCGATTCCGTTGGGCAAGACCAATCTCGACCAGTTCGCCACTGGCCTCAATGGCAGCCGCTCGCCGTATGGCGCTTGCCCGAACAGCGTGTTGCCGGAGTATCCGTCGGGCGGTTCCAGCGCCGGGTCGTCACTGGCGGTGGCGCTCGGCGTGGCGAGCTTTTCCCTGGGCACGGACACGGCAGGTTCCGGTCGCGTGCCCGCGGCATTGAATAATCTGGTCGGTTTGAAAGCCAGCAAAGGGCTGATCTCCACGGCCGGTGTGGTTGCGGCCTGCCGAACGCTCGATTGCGTCACGACCTTCACGGCCACGGCCCGTGAGGCCAGTCAGTTGCTCGCGCTCACCGCTCATCTCGATCCACGGGACGAATACAGCCGCAGTAATCCGCTGTGGAATGACGGTTCGGCATTCGGCACACCGCGTCCATTCCGTTTCGGCGTACCCCGCGCGCAGGATCTGGCGTTCTTCGGCTGTCCTGAAGGGCCGTTGCTGTTCGGCGACGCCATCGACCAGCTCAAAGCCATGGGCGGCGAGGCGGTCGAACTGGATTTGTCGCCGTTTCTCGAAGCGGCGCGGTTGCTCTACGAAGGGCCGTGGGTGGCGGAACGTTACAGCGTGGCCGGCGAGTTGATGGAGCAACACCCTCAAGCCGTGCTGCCGGTGATTCGCGCCGTATTGGCCAAGGCCCCAGCGGTGACCGGCGTGCAAACCTTCCGTGCCCAATACCGTCTGCAGGCCTTGAAAGCACTGTGCGACAAGGCTCTGGAAGGCCTTGATTGCGTGGTCACGCCCACCCTCGGCCGCCCGGTGACACGGACGGAGCTTGCGGCCGAACCGGTGCTGCGCAACTCGGAGCTGGGCTACTACACCAACTTCATGAACCTGCTCGATTACGCCGCCGTCGCCGTGCCCAGCGGATTCATGGGCAATGGTTTGCCATGGGGCGTGACGTTGTTCGGCCGGGCGTTTACCGATCAGTATCTGTTGAGCGTGGCGGATGCCTTGCAACGCCAGCAAGGCTTGGCCGAGCCTGCGCCGACGAACATTGCGCGCAATGATCGGGCACGGCTGGTAGTGTGCGGCGCGCATCTGGATGGGCTCGCGCTGAACTGGCAACTGAAGCAGCGTGGAGCCCGTTTGCTCGAAGCCACTCACAGTTCCCCCGACTATCAACTATATGCCCTGGCCGGCGACCCACCCTATCGCCCTGGCATGGTCCGAGTGAAGGAAGGTGGCGCGGCGATTGCGGTGGAAGTATGGGAGTTGCCAAGCAGTGAGTTGGGTTCGTTCCTGACCGCGATTCCGGCACCGCTGGGGTTGGGCAAGGTACAACTGGCGGATGGGCGGTGGGAGAGCGGGTTTATCTGTGAGCCCTATGGGCTGGAGGGCGCGGTGGATATCAGTCATTTGGGCGGGTGGCGTGCGTATTTGAACGATCGGCGTTGATTTCCAGGATCGCCGGCTTGCGCAGGAGTGCTTGCCGACCGATCATGCGCGGTCTCGGGCCAAGCAAACCGGCCGTAATCGAATGCTCCTTCATGAACAAACCTGACCTCTGCCCGGCTTGCGGCGCCTCCAACGACTGCAGCCTGGCTGACCCGCGAACCGTCGATCGTGCCTGCTGGTGCTACGGCGTCAGCATCGATCCGGCGGTGCTCCAGGCGTTGCCCGCCGAGCTGCGCGACAAGTCCTGCCTGTGCCCGGCCTGCGCTCAGGTCGAGGCACAGTTGCAAGCAGCCGCCTGGCCGATCACGTAAGATACGCGGCGCCCTCTCACCAAATCCTCCCACCGATCCCTAGCCATGCGTGTTGACCGCTTCCTCAGCAACCTGCCCCGCTTCAACCGTAAGCAGGTACGCCTATTGCTGGTGGAAAAACGCGTCAGGGTCGACGGAGAAGTCGTCAGCGACCCTCACGCCGAGGTGCTCGAGTTCAGCCGCGTGGAAGTCGACGACGAGGTGCTGCAAGCTGGCAAGCCGGCCCGCTACTTCATGCTGCACAAACCGCCCGGTTGCGTCAGTGCCACCCGCGACCCGCAACACCCGACGGTACTCGACCTGATCGATGAACCGGGCAAGGATGACTTGCACATCGCCGGCCGCCTGGACTTCAACACCACCGGACTGATGCTGATCACCAACGATGGCAGCTGGTCGCGACGCCTGACCCAACCGCAGACCAAACTACCCAAGGTGTACTACGTCGAGACCGAGCAGGAGATCACTGCCGAATACGCGATCACCTTCGCCAAAGGGCTGTATTTCGCCTTCGAAGACCTCACCACACAACCTGCCGAACTGGTCTTGCTCGGGCCAAAATCGGCGCGCTTGAGCATCGTCGAAGGCCGCTATCATCAGGTAAAACGGATGTTCGGCCACTTCGACAACAAGGTGGTGCGCCTGCACCGCGAATGCATGGGACCGCTGGTACTCGACGCTGTGTTGAAGCCCGGCGAGTACCGGCCGTTGAGTCGTGAAGAGATCCGAATGATCTAAGCAGACGACCGCTCAGCAGATGTTGTCGAACAATTTACGAAAGATACTTGCGCGATGACGTGACCCCTGCTTGAATCAGGACGTCGGCGCGAAACGTGACCGACGAGTCACCAAAACTACTCTAAGAAACTTTTTGCCGGCAGAGAACCCTCAGGTTCCGCCTTCCCCCGGCAAACTGCCCGCTTATAACAATACCCGTCGACCAGCGTGCAATGGATCGACATGGGCCTTCAAAAATTCCAGGCGTATGCCTACCTGTCACAAAGCTCGTGCAATCTGATTTGCGCGCATACCCGCTTGCCAGGAGTCTTATGTCATGAGGCCAGAAATCGCTGTGCTGGATATACAGGGTCAGTACCGGGTTTACACGGAGTTCTATCGCGCAGACGCCGCAGAAAAGACCATCATTCTGGTCAACGGCTCGATGTCCACGACTGCGTCGTTTGCACAGACCGTGAAAAACCTTTACCCAGAGTTCAATGTGGTGTGCTACGACCAGCCCTACGCGGGCAAGTCCAAGGCCCACAATCTGCATGAGAAGATGCTTACAAAGGAAATCGAAGGGCAGATCCTCCTTGAGCTGATCGACCACTTCGCCGCCGAGCATGTGCTGTCGTTTTCCTTTGGTGGCGCCGCCACGCTCGTCGCCCTCGCCCAACAGCCACGGCGCATCGAAAAGGCTGTGATCAGCTCGTTCTCGCCGGTGGTCAACGAGCACATGCTCGACTACCTTGAGCGCGGTGTCGATTATCTCGGCAGCCGTGACGGGAACCGGGTCGGTGACTTGGTGAACAGCACCATCGGCAAACACCTGCCCTCGCTGTTCAAGCGCTTCAACTACCGTCACGTCAGTTCGTTGGCCGAACATGAATACGGGCAGATGCATTTTCACATCAGCGACGTGCTCAACAGCGACCGCCAGTGCTACCTGAACGCGGCAAAGAAAATCAACGTGCCGGTGCTGTTCATGAACGGCGAATGGGACGAGTACACCGCCGCCGCCGATGCCAAGCTGTTCGCCGGCCATGTGCAGCACAGCACCTTCAGCACCCTTCAGGCCACCGGCCACTTTCTCGACATGGAGCACAAAGCTGCCTGCCGAGACAGCCGCAACGCACTGCTGGGCTTCCTGAAACCGGCGCAACACGAAAGCCGACCGCGTTACCAGTACGTCCAGGACCACCATGCATTGGCAATTTGAAACAGAGTCATCGCGAGCAAGCTCAGCCCTGCAGCGTTAAACGCATTCCTGTAGGAGCGAGGCTTGCCCGCGAATGACCGCTACGTGGTCGATGCTTTCGTTTCACCCGCGCTAAAGCCATCGCGCGCAAAGAAAAACTTCATTTTCACGCGCACATCTGGTACAAAGTCAGCCGCTCTGAGCGGGTGTCGTATAATGGCATTACTCCAGCTTCCCAAGCTGATAACGAGGGTTCGATTCCCTTCACCCGCTCCACTCAGATTTTCAGTCTTACGTCGTTTTTTGACGGGAGATGCAGGAACAGAAATAACCGGCCTCGATGGCCGGTTTTTTTGTGTCTGGGGTT
This genomic stretch from Pseudomonas wuhanensis harbors:
- a CDS encoding ABC transporter ATP-binding protein, producing the protein MSFITVKNVWQQYADQVVLEGLNLNVNEGEFCTLVGASGCGKSTFLRLLLGQERASRGEILLDGQALASEPDASRGVVFQRYSVFPHLSVLDNVALGLELPRSPLLGRLFGSAKHEAREQASVLLHKVGLGHSLDKYPAQLSGGMQQRLAIAQALIMKPRVLLLDEPFGALDPGIRKDMHGLLLELWRETQLTVFMVTHDLSEGFSLGTRLLVFDKVRVDPHAPGAYGARITYDIPLNSDRRANRAAVDALPAPLADSLRIA
- a CDS encoding urea amidolyase associated protein UAAP1; the encoded protein is MTDSTQLFAPFAEEMLPGGGHRSFVLKRGQLLRLTDLRGGANVSLTLLNAHEKTERLNLPDSLKCQHTAKLTTGHCLYSDMGRVLAAITADTCGWSDSLGGVLCAEEVAEKYGAGRYQELRNGFFRNGTDNLLVELGKWGLGLSDLLMTLNLFSRVNVDEAGRFHFVEGHSKAGDYIELYAPMDTLVVLTALQHPMDPAPEYAPKPLKLSWMNADASVAEHCRTSRPENERGFINTDRLFA
- the uca gene encoding urea carboxylase, which gives rise to MFEKVLIANRGAIACRILRTLGELQVKGVAVYSEADAASLHILQAFESHSLGEGAAAGTYLAVDKILAIAKATGATAIHPGYGFLSENAAFAQACEAADIAFVGPTPEQLRVFGLKHTARALAKQHGVPMLEGTELLDSLDAALIAGEQVGYPVMLKSTAGGGGIGMRVCRSACELSESFDAVKRLGQNNFSDAGVFIEKYIQRARHLEVQVFGDGQGEVLALGVRDCSVQRRNQKVLEETPAPNLPEGMAEELCAAAIKLAKAVNYRSAGTVEFVFDSDAQRFYFLEVNTRLQVEHGVTEQVWGVDLVRWMVELAAGDLPPLRELSQGLKANGHAIQARLYAEDPGRDFQPSPGLLTAVNFPVTDGKHLRIDTWVEAGCEIPPYFDPMIAKVISWAPTREAARVDLHQALGDSLLYGVETNRDYLRQILLDTPFASGQPWTRCLEGLVYQANTFEVLSAGTQTSVQDSPGRLGYWAVGVPPSGPMDSRALRLGNRLLGNDQGAAALEVTMSGPLLRFNCEAVVAVTGAVIALMLNGEAVPMNTALLIPAGATLSLGTIGGAGARSYLCLRGGVQVPDYLGSKSTFTLGQFGGHAGRALRAGDVLHIPALSDRSAGQNLATQHVTELPAVRQIRVIYGPHGAPEYFTENYIGTFFSTQWEVHFNSSRTGVRLIGPKPEWVRADGGEAGLHPSNIHDNPYAIGAVDFTGDMPVILGPDGPSLGGFVCPVTVIEADLWQLGQLKAGDKVQFLPVDLKTARNLALKWDSCGSWLACDEARPDTASTSSQASQLPQGIVSPVVLDIGQGDTRLVARLSGDTHLLLEIGAPELDLVLRFRAHALMQALESKHLHGVIDLTPGIRSLQVHYQPEQLPLADLLGIVAGEWDAVCAAKDLQVPSRIVHLPLSWDDPACQLAIEKYMTTVRKEAPWCPSNLEFIRRINDLPNLDEVQRTVFDASYLVMGLGDVYLGAPVATPLDPRHRLVTTKYNPARTWTAENSVGIGGAYLCVYGMEGPGGYQFVGRTLQMWNRYREVAAFDGKPWLLRFFDQIRFYPVSADELLRIRRDFPLGRFDLNIEHSQLNLADYQAFLAKEAPSIAAFRDQQKSAFNAERERWIASGQAHFDSEELAPEVTEDTPLADGQRSVDSHIAGNLWQVQVQAGSRVAAGDVLVILESMKMEIPLLAPMAGVVREIRVQPGSAVRAGQRVVVLELDSSH
- a CDS encoding urea amidolyase associated protein UAAP2, with amino-acid sequence MSLAIATTQQLPETAVYRATIPAGEPWLMEVKAGQTLRILDLEGNQAVDTLFYSLANPKERYDVQRTLRRQNSVYLSTGSVLYSNLGKPMLTIVADTCGRHDTLGGACAQESNTVRYALEKRYMHSCRDNYLRACVHDGRLGKGDIGPNINFFMNVPVTADGGLTFEDGISAPGKYVDLRAEMDVIVLISNCPQLNNPCNAYNPTPAQVLVWN
- a CDS encoding ABC transporter permease: MRLINRHPDRPSRLLLVILPFALVLFAYFMGSADRLMDNPNDKLLPSAVQMSDAVKRLAFTADTRTGEYLLWQDSAASLRRLAIGLGISALAGLCLGIAAGTLPLFGAPLSPVLTVLSMVPPLAILPILFIVFGLGELSKVMLIVIGITPCLARDLEQRAREIPVELLIKAQTLGASTWTLMLRVVLPQLLPRLLISLRLMLGSAWLFLIAAEAIASTDGLGYRIFLVRRYLAMDVILPYVVWITLLAWLMDWGLKRLTQRAFPWYEGARA
- a CDS encoding cysteine-rich CWC family protein gives rise to the protein MNKPDLCPACGASNDCSLADPRTVDRACWCYGVSIDPAVLQALPAELRDKSCLCPACAQVEAQLQAAAWPIT
- a CDS encoding putative urea ABC transporter substrate-binding protein yields the protein MSRLRLPALLAAAFAALVSVSSQAAQKDHFSVCWTIYAGWMPWEYAGSQGIVDKWAKKYGIKIDVVQLNDYVESINQYTAGQFDGCTMTNMDALTIPAAGGVDSTALIVSDFSNGNDGIVLKGEGKKVADLKGMDVNLVELSVSHYLLARALDSVDLTEKDLKVVNTSDADISAAFNTDQVNAVTTWNPMLSDIKAKPGVTEVFNSSQVPGEIMDMMVVNSVTLKDNPALGKALTGAWFEVVELMNAKNAASKAALEHMAKASGTDLAGFQAQLDTTKLFATPKEALEFSTSKQLPDTMRKVAEFSFQHGLLGEGAKDTSAIGMAFANGVTSGDKTNLKLRFDPSYVQMAADSKL
- the atzF gene encoding allophanate hydrolase, producing MNINLQLDALRNAYRDGSTTPRQLLLSLREKAAALNPDYHLFIHLLSVEELEPYLAALDARDPGSLPLYGVPFAIKDNIDLAGIPTTAACPAFAYVPERSATIVEQLLALGAIPLGKTNLDQFATGLNGSRSPYGACPNSVLPEYPSGGSSAGSSLAVALGVASFSLGTDTAGSGRVPAALNNLVGLKASKGLISTAGVVAACRTLDCVTTFTATAREASQLLALTAHLDPRDEYSRSNPLWNDGSAFGTPRPFRFGVPRAQDLAFFGCPEGPLLFGDAIDQLKAMGGEAVELDLSPFLEAARLLYEGPWVAERYSVAGELMEQHPQAVLPVIRAVLAKAPAVTGVQTFRAQYRLQALKALCDKALEGLDCVVTPTLGRPVTRTELAAEPVLRNSELGYYTNFMNLLDYAAVAVPSGFMGNGLPWGVTLFGRAFTDQYLLSVADALQRQQGLAEPAPTNIARNDRARLVVCGAHLDGLALNWQLKQRGARLLEATHSSPDYQLYALAGDPPYRPGMVRVKEGGAAIAVEVWELPSSELGSFLTAIPAPLGLGKVQLADGRWESGFICEPYGLEGAVDISHLGGWRAYLNDRR